In one Acidimicrobium ferrooxidans DSM 10331 genomic region, the following are encoded:
- a CDS encoding lycopene cyclase domain-containing protein — protein MGHWFYLEVLGLCILVTLPLEVLGARVWRQPRRLALSVGIVAVCFSLIDAVEVYQRLWHYNPRYVTGLRIGDLPIEEVAFFVVIPICSLLTYETVRRRHELVARWRRR, from the coding sequence GTGGGGCACTGGTTCTACCTCGAGGTCCTTGGCCTGTGCATACTGGTGACGCTGCCGCTCGAGGTCCTCGGGGCGCGGGTGTGGCGCCAGCCGCGTCGGCTCGCTCTCAGCGTCGGCATCGTCGCCGTCTGCTTCAGCCTGATCGACGCCGTCGAGGTGTACCAGCGCCTGTGGCACTACAACCCTCGCTACGTGACCGGTCTGCGCATCGGTGATCTGCCGATCGAGGAGGTCGCGTTCTTCGTCGTGATCCCGATCTGTTCCCTCCTCACCTACGAGACCGTGCGACGACGCCACGAGCTC
- the dxs gene encoding 1-deoxy-D-xylulose-5-phosphate synthase, with protein sequence MSYELLDRIKGPEDLRSLTPAQRTALCAELRERIVTTVLANGGHLGSNLGAVELTIALHLAFDSPRDAILFDTGHQTYPHKLLTGRHAIFDTLRQQGGLSGYPNRAESEHDWIENSHASTALSYAYGIAAGFDLTGSAPHRRVVAVVGDGSLTGGLAYEALNTIGHRKLPIIIVWNDNGRSYAPTISRLSSSLTRLRLNPTYMSARNRVKQVISDIPRVGPRAASQIASVTAALREAIEPRVFFEALGIRYAGPVDGHDIDELVYAFEGAKEWDGPIAVHVLTEKGRGYQPAVDDEVQRMHDLKVPRALTTIEGAEPVSFTEAFSRALVDAGERDRRVVAITAAMGAPTGLLPFQERFGDRYFDVGIAEAHAVTAAAGMAMVGLRPVVAIYSTFLSRAFDQANLDVGLHHLPVVFVADRAGITGDDGPSHHGVLDLVEMLAIPDVTIFTPSSADEVRIALEEALKLDGPSLIRFSKTPGPRRIRGGVGTGLGARVVRDAGSGLVIVAYGKMVTPALTAADLLHDDGLEATVIDPRVVRPIDPDLIALASSADAVVTVEDGYVHGGAGAFLADALRAVRPTIPVATLGIPTRYIHHGPPDALLADLGLDGFGIAAKIRTWLGAHESATPEITSDPA encoded by the coding sequence ATGTCCTACGAACTACTTGATCGAATCAAGGGGCCAGAGGACCTCCGCTCGCTCACCCCCGCCCAACGGACGGCGCTCTGTGCCGAGCTGCGCGAACGCATCGTGACGACCGTGCTCGCGAACGGTGGCCACCTCGGCTCCAACCTCGGAGCGGTGGAGCTCACCATCGCGCTCCATCTCGCGTTCGACTCGCCCCGTGACGCCATCCTCTTCGACACCGGGCACCAGACCTATCCCCACAAGCTGCTCACCGGGCGTCACGCGATCTTCGACACGCTCCGCCAGCAAGGGGGGCTGTCCGGCTACCCGAATCGCGCCGAGAGCGAGCACGACTGGATCGAGAACTCCCACGCCTCCACGGCACTGTCGTATGCCTACGGGATCGCCGCTGGCTTCGACCTCACCGGCAGCGCACCACACCGCCGGGTGGTCGCGGTGGTCGGCGACGGCTCGCTCACCGGCGGGCTCGCCTACGAAGCGCTCAACACCATCGGTCACCGCAAGCTCCCGATCATCATCGTCTGGAACGACAACGGCCGCTCGTATGCCCCCACGATCTCCCGACTCTCGTCGTCGCTCACCCGACTGCGACTCAACCCCACCTACATGTCGGCGCGCAACCGCGTCAAACAGGTCATCTCGGACATTCCTCGTGTCGGCCCTCGTGCCGCATCCCAGATCGCCTCGGTGACCGCCGCGCTGCGCGAAGCGATCGAGCCGCGGGTGTTCTTCGAGGCCCTCGGGATTCGCTACGCCGGGCCCGTCGACGGTCACGACATCGACGAGCTCGTCTACGCCTTCGAGGGGGCCAAGGAGTGGGACGGGCCGATCGCCGTACACGTGCTCACCGAGAAGGGCCGGGGCTACCAGCCAGCGGTCGACGACGAGGTGCAGCGCATGCACGACCTCAAGGTGCCACGAGCGCTCACGACCATCGAGGGGGCCGAGCCGGTCTCGTTCACCGAGGCGTTCAGCCGCGCGCTGGTGGATGCCGGCGAACGCGATCGGCGTGTCGTCGCGATCACGGCTGCGATGGGCGCTCCCACGGGGCTCCTGCCGTTCCAGGAACGCTTCGGTGATCGCTACTTCGACGTCGGCATCGCCGAGGCGCACGCCGTCACCGCCGCAGCGGGGATGGCGATGGTCGGGCTGCGCCCGGTCGTCGCGATCTACTCGACCTTCCTCTCTCGGGCGTTCGACCAGGCCAACCTCGACGTCGGTCTGCACCACCTCCCCGTCGTCTTCGTCGCCGATCGCGCCGGGATCACCGGCGACGACGGACCGAGTCACCATGGCGTCCTCGACCTCGTCGAGATGCTCGCGATCCCCGACGTCACGATCTTTACGCCGTCGAGCGCCGACGAGGTGCGCATCGCCCTCGAGGAGGCGCTCAAGCTCGACGGCCCGAGCCTGATCCGCTTCTCGAAGACACCGGGTCCCCGGCGCATCCGCGGCGGCGTCGGCACGGGCCTTGGCGCTCGGGTGGTGCGCGACGCGGGATCTGGCCTCGTGATCGTCGCCTACGGCAAGATGGTGACGCCCGCGCTCACCGCAGCCGACCTCCTCCACGACGATGGCCTCGAGGCGACGGTGATCGACCCACGGGTCGTCCGACCGATCGACCCCGACCTCATCGCCCTCGCCAGTTCGGCCGATGCGGTCGTCACCGTGGAAGACGGCTACGTCCACGGCGGCGCCGGCGCGTTCCTCGCCGATGCGCTGCGCGCCGTGCGCC